One Alkalicoccus halolimnae DNA segment encodes these proteins:
- a CDS encoding carbohydrate ABC transporter permease, giving the protein MKSEKNKQTVGKILVYFGLIIVALASLFPFYWMFVMATNPNNLINQSPPAMVPGSELVANFQKVLDSIPFFQAMLNSLIVATSVTLGVIILCSLAGFAFSKLEFPGRSVLFVFILGTMMIPPQLGLIPSYFIITQLGWLSDLRAVIVPGLMNAFGIFWMRQYISSAVPDEIIEAARIDGCTNFRIYWNIIVPTILPAFATLGIIVFMAIWGDYLWPLVVLQDQSMHTIQVALRALMDDRVRDYGMILSGTFWATIPLIVVFLLFNRLFIKSITDGAVKS; this is encoded by the coding sequence ATGAAATCAGAAAAAAATAAACAGACTGTAGGGAAGATACTTGTCTATTTTGGCTTGATTATCGTAGCTCTGGCTTCCCTGTTTCCTTTTTACTGGATGTTTGTAATGGCTACCAATCCAAACAATCTGATCAATCAGTCTCCTCCTGCCATGGTGCCGGGGTCTGAGCTAGTGGCAAATTTCCAGAAAGTACTGGACAGCATTCCATTTTTTCAGGCGATGCTTAACTCTCTGATCGTTGCCACGTCTGTCACCTTAGGGGTTATTATCCTTTGTTCTCTGGCAGGTTTTGCTTTTTCGAAATTGGAGTTTCCCGGAAGGTCCGTTCTGTTCGTCTTCATTCTTGGAACGATGATGATTCCGCCGCAGCTCGGCTTAATTCCCAGCTACTTTATTATTACCCAGCTGGGCTGGCTCAGTGACCTTAGGGCGGTTATCGTTCCCGGTCTGATGAATGCTTTCGGAATTTTCTGGATGAGACAGTATATTTCGAGCGCTGTGCCGGACGAAATTATTGAAGCGGCAAGAATCGATGGCTGTACGAATTTCCGAATTTACTGGAATATCATTGTACCGACGATTCTCCCGGCATTCGCTACGCTGGGCATTATCGTTTTTATGGCCATCTGGGGAGATTACTTATGGCCGCTAGTTGTGCTGCAGGATCAGTCGATGCATACAATTCAAGTTGCCTTGAGAGCTTTGATGGATGACCGTGTTCGTGATTACGGAATGATTTTATCAGGAACTTTCTGGGCCACGATCCCATTGATCGTCGTATTCCTATTGTTTAACAGATTATTTATTAAGAGCATCACAGATGGCGCAGTAAAAAGTTAA
- a CDS encoding carbohydrate ABC transporter permease, which produces MSEPYRKEIEENEPQEVNSQPPGNKPAKKKARTFSQKQRNIASGYLFISPFYLLFAVFGIFPIIFSFYLAFFQWDGLGDMNFVGLNNFVIIFNDPLFWKSLYNTVIIGLMGTAPQLIVALLLAFALNSVLVKYKGIFRLAIFLPYVTSIVAVAIVFSVLFSNQESGLVNSFIGLFGFDPITWTRSEWGAKVAISAMVFWRWVGYNTIIYLAGMQSIPNDLYEAAKIDGATLRQQIWHITIPMLKPFILFTVFTATIGALQIFAEPHIFQGRGGRPEGITVVLYLYRDAFASNFFGTASATAIVLFFIIIVFASVNMYFANRIGQSSKVGSK; this is translated from the coding sequence ATGTCTGAGCCATATCGAAAAGAAATAGAAGAAAATGAACCGCAGGAAGTAAACAGTCAACCTCCCGGTAACAAACCTGCCAAGAAAAAAGCACGGACATTTTCACAAAAGCAGAGAAACATAGCGTCCGGATACTTATTTATTTCTCCTTTTTACTTACTCTTTGCTGTTTTTGGAATCTTCCCGATTATATTTAGTTTTTACCTGGCTTTTTTCCAGTGGGATGGACTGGGAGATATGAACTTCGTCGGGCTGAACAACTTTGTGATCATTTTCAACGATCCGCTGTTCTGGAAATCCCTTTATAATACGGTCATTATAGGTCTGATGGGAACAGCCCCTCAGTTAATCGTCGCACTGCTGCTGGCATTTGCCCTGAACTCTGTACTGGTCAAGTACAAAGGTATTTTCAGGCTGGCTATCTTCCTGCCTTACGTCACCTCGATTGTAGCAGTGGCCATCGTCTTTAGTGTCCTCTTCAGCAATCAGGAATCCGGTCTTGTAAACTCGTTTATCGGATTGTTCGGATTCGACCCAATTACGTGGACGCGTTCGGAGTGGGGAGCGAAAGTGGCGATTTCTGCGATGGTTTTCTGGCGATGGGTCGGCTACAATACGATTATTTATTTAGCGGGTATGCAGAGTATTCCTAATGACCTGTATGAAGCTGCCAAAATTGATGGAGCGACGCTTCGTCAGCAGATCTGGCATATTACGATTCCGATGCTCAAGCCGTTTATCCTCTTCACAGTGTTTACGGCAACAATTGGAGCGCTGCAGATCTTTGCAGAGCCGCATATTTTCCAGGGGCGCGGTGGTCGTCCGGAAGGTATTACGGTAGTGCTTTACTTATACCGTGATGCTTTTGCAAGCAACTTCTTCGGAACAGCCTCTGCAACAGCAATTGTTCTGTTCTTTATCATTATTGTGTTTGCTTCCGTTAATATGTATTTCGCTAATCGCATAGGTCAGTCCAGTAAGGTGGGTTCAAAATGA